The following proteins are encoded in a genomic region of Periophthalmus magnuspinnatus isolate fPerMag1 chromosome 10, fPerMag1.2.pri, whole genome shotgun sequence:
- the lsm11 gene encoding U7 snRNA-associated Sm-like protein LSm11, with amino-acid sequence MEESERKERKPDDKEAKSTHGSNPESAQEQAQAADSGSHDGDETDVCSEKFNPLLALYSPTVKLPFPNARCLNNLAAYESALKGSRARGAKPENVEKRRRKAMKGVVDQERIERLKKLMVNNPTSESEEGGNSGPQRRRKVKAVKNVLTRMSLCQGSPLGELNRFVQDRIRVRVHIRTFKGLRGVCSGFIVAFDRFWNMAMVDVDETYREPLLGQALYHEKALTVTRLFEKLKLQENSAEEETTRTRQMKSKDAETSSTTSKGDAPTDASPDARGAALNTVPPKYGRVHARHINQLFIRGENVVLVSPQTL; translated from the exons ATGGAGGAAAgtgaaagaaaggaaagaaaacCTGATGATAAAGAGGCTAAATCAACACATGGATCAAACCCAGAGAGCGCTCAGGAGCAGGCCCAAGCCGCAGACAGTGGAAGTCATGACGGGGACGAAACTGACGTGTGCTCGGAGAAGTTTAACCCGCTTTTAGCCTTGTATTCTCCCACAGTGAAGCTGCCATTCCCAAATGCAAGATGTCTGAACAATCTAGCCGCGTACGAGAGCGCTTTAAAAggcagcagagccagaggagccaagCCTGAAAATGTGGAGAAACGGAGGAGAAAAGCCATGAAAGGAGTGGTGGATcaggagaggatagagaggcTGAAGAAGCTGATGGTAAACAACCCAACGTCTGAGTCTGAGGAGGGTGGAAACAGCGGCCCCCAGCGGCGAAGGAAGGTCAAAGCAGTGAAGAATGTGCTCACGAGGATGTCAC tgtgcCAGGGCAGTCCTTTAGGTGAACTCAACAGATTTGTTCAAGACCGAATAAGAGTCCGAGTCCACATCAGGACTTTCAAGGGGCTCAGAGGCGTCTGCTCCGGGTTCATCGTGGCTTTTGACCGGTTTTGGAACATG GCGATGGTGGACGTGGATGAGACTTACAGAGAGCCTCTTCTTGGACAAGCGCTCTACCACGAGAAAGCACTCACTGTTACAAGG TTGTTTGAAAAGCTGAAGCTGCAGGAAAACTCCGCCGAAGAAGAAACAACGAGAACAagacaaatgaaatcaaaagaCGCTGAAACGTCGTCTACAACCAGCAAAGGAGACGCCCCGACCGACGCCTCGCCTGACGCCAGAGGTGCGGCGCTAAATACGGTCCCCCCAAAATACGGCAGAGTCCACGCGCGACACATAAACCAGCTCTTCATCCGCGGCGAGAACGTGGTGCTCGTCAGTCCACAGACGCTTTGA
- the thg1l gene encoding probable tRNA(His) guanylyltransferase isoform X2: MLTVIGTSTFCKVAQSRLAKSLASLSISSSVMAKSKFEYVRNFEADDTCLRNCYIVVRLDGRNFHKFAEQHKFIKPNDNRALGLLTRSAVSVMEELEDIVIAYGQSDEFSFVFKRTTNWFKRRASKLMTHVASQFSSSYVFYWKEFFGDQPLLYPPGFDGRVVLYPTNRNLRDYLSWRQADCHINNLYNTVFWTLVQRGGLTTAQAEERLKGTLAADKNEILFSEFDINYNNESLLHRKGTALIWEKHDETVTKRIKLPNEEEKDVNVTRSRKRVQAYHCDIIGEPFWEEHPGILEDDS, translated from the exons AT GTTGACTGTCATTGGAACCAGCACATTCTGTAAAGTGGCCCAATCTAGACTTGCCAAATCACTTGCGAGTTTATCCATCAGCTCCAGTGTCATGGCCAAGAGCAAGTTTGAATATGTTCGCAATTTTGAAGCAGATGACACCTGCCTCAGAAACTGCTACATCGTGGTTAGACTCGACGGCCGCAACTTCCACAA ATTTGCAGAGCAGCACAAATTCATAAAACCAAATGATAACAGAGCACTCGGCTTGTTGACTAGAAGTGCCGTCTCTGTGATGGAAGAGCTTGAAGATATCGTCATCGCTTATGGCCAGAGTGatgagtttagttttgtttttaaaagaacgACCAACTGGTTTAAAAGAAGAGCCAG TAAACTCATGACCCACGTAGCCTCCCAGTTCTCGTCCTCGTATGTGTTTTATTGGAAAGAGTTCTTTGGGGACCAGCCGCTCTTGTATCCTCCGGGCTTTGACGGGCGCGTGGTCCTGTATCCCACTAACCGCAACCTCAGAGACTatttgagctggagacaggCCGATT GTCACATAAATAATCTGTACAACACTGTGTTTTGGACGTTGGTGCAGAGAGGAGGACTGACGACAGCACAGGCCGAGGAGCGTTTAAAG GGAACACTGGCTGCAGACAAAAATGAAATCCTGTTTTCAGAATTTGACATAAACTACAACAACGAGTCTCTTCTTCATAGAAAAGGAACCGCTCTGATTTGGGAAAAG CACGATGAAACTGTCACTAAACGCATTAAGCTTCCAAacgaggaggagaaagacgtgAACGTGACGCGGAGCAGGAAGCGGGTCCAGGCTTATCACTGTGACATCATCGGGGAGCCGTTTTGGGAGGAGCACCCGGGAATTTTAGAAGACGACAGCTAA
- the thg1l gene encoding probable tRNA(His) guanylyltransferase isoform X1 → MLTVIGTSTFCKVAQSRLAKSLASLSISSSVMAKSKFEYVRNFEADDTCLRNCYIVVRLDGRNFHKYIYLSQHIVMMYSMFNYINLSSDRFAEQHKFIKPNDNRALGLLTRSAVSVMEELEDIVIAYGQSDEFSFVFKRTTNWFKRRASKLMTHVASQFSSSYVFYWKEFFGDQPLLYPPGFDGRVVLYPTNRNLRDYLSWRQADCHINNLYNTVFWTLVQRGGLTTAQAEERLKGTLAADKNEILFSEFDINYNNESLLHRKGTALIWEKHDETVTKRIKLPNEEEKDVNVTRSRKRVQAYHCDIIGEPFWEEHPGILEDDS, encoded by the exons AT GTTGACTGTCATTGGAACCAGCACATTCTGTAAAGTGGCCCAATCTAGACTTGCCAAATCACTTGCGAGTTTATCCATCAGCTCCAGTGTCATGGCCAAGAGCAAGTTTGAATATGTTCGCAATTTTGAAGCAGATGACACCTGCCTCAGAAACTGCTACATCGTGGTTAGACTCGACGGCCGCAACTTCCACAAGTACATCTACCTTTCTCAGCATATTGTGATGATGTATTCAATGTTTAATTATATAAATCTTTCTTCTGACAGATTTGCAGAGCAGCACAAATTCATAAAACCAAATGATAACAGAGCACTCGGCTTGTTGACTAGAAGTGCCGTCTCTGTGATGGAAGAGCTTGAAGATATCGTCATCGCTTATGGCCAGAGTGatgagtttagttttgtttttaaaagaacgACCAACTGGTTTAAAAGAAGAGCCAG TAAACTCATGACCCACGTAGCCTCCCAGTTCTCGTCCTCGTATGTGTTTTATTGGAAAGAGTTCTTTGGGGACCAGCCGCTCTTGTATCCTCCGGGCTTTGACGGGCGCGTGGTCCTGTATCCCACTAACCGCAACCTCAGAGACTatttgagctggagacaggCCGATT GTCACATAAATAATCTGTACAACACTGTGTTTTGGACGTTGGTGCAGAGAGGAGGACTGACGACAGCACAGGCCGAGGAGCGTTTAAAG GGAACACTGGCTGCAGACAAAAATGAAATCCTGTTTTCAGAATTTGACATAAACTACAACAACGAGTCTCTTCTTCATAGAAAAGGAACCGCTCTGATTTGGGAAAAG CACGATGAAACTGTCACTAAACGCATTAAGCTTCCAAacgaggaggagaaagacgtgAACGTGACGCGGAGCAGGAAGCGGGTCCAGGCTTATCACTGTGACATCATCGGGGAGCCGTTTTGGGAGGAGCACCCGGGAATTTTAGAAGACGACAGCTAA
- the thg1l gene encoding probable tRNA(His) guanylyltransferase isoform X3 encodes MARVMSLVLFLKERPTGLKEEPGFDGRVVLYPTNRNLRDYLSWRQADCHINNLYNTVFWTLVQRGGLTTAQAEERLKGTLAADKNEILFSEFDINYNNESLLHRKGTALIWEKHDETVTKRIKLPNEEEKDVNVTRSRKRVQAYHCDIIGEPFWEEHPGILEDDS; translated from the exons ATGGCCAGAGTGatgagtttagttttgtttttaaaagaacgACCAACTGGTTTAAAAGAAGAG CCGGGCTTTGACGGGCGCGTGGTCCTGTATCCCACTAACCGCAACCTCAGAGACTatttgagctggagacaggCCGATT GTCACATAAATAATCTGTACAACACTGTGTTTTGGACGTTGGTGCAGAGAGGAGGACTGACGACAGCACAGGCCGAGGAGCGTTTAAAG GGAACACTGGCTGCAGACAAAAATGAAATCCTGTTTTCAGAATTTGACATAAACTACAACAACGAGTCTCTTCTTCATAGAAAAGGAACCGCTCTGATTTGGGAAAAG CACGATGAAACTGTCACTAAACGCATTAAGCTTCCAAacgaggaggagaaagacgtgAACGTGACGCGGAGCAGGAAGCGGGTCCAGGCTTATCACTGTGACATCATCGGGGAGCCGTTTTGGGAGGAGCACCCGGGAATTTTAGAAGACGACAGCTAA